Part of the Ziziphus jujuba cultivar Dongzao chromosome 8, ASM3175591v1 genome is shown below.
ATAACACTACTACAAAAAAAAGGATGAGCAcacacaaagaaaaaataaaacaaagcttGCATGCAGAAGTTATTCTCGCAAAGACCGTGGCAACCATAGTTTCACTGAACAAGTATGCACTTAGGCTAATAACACTCAAGTAATTTCAGCCATGAATTTATGGCTTACCCACCAGTGATTCTGACATGAAATCTGGCTCCCAATTCGTCTATGTACTGAGCATAAGAATGATTCCAACATACATTCAGCAGTAACAATCCACAAACTCCCGAAAACGACAGAATGAATCCAATTCCTGCGCTCTGGTAACAAAACCATGAATGTTCAATATTAGTATTTGCAACTTCTGGTATGTCAGGTTCCTCATCTCCAGGACACTTCTTTGGAAGGGGGACGCCACAAAGATCTGGATTTTCTTCGAATGCAGATTTGTTGAAGCCCTGCAGTTGTGTAATAGTTGGTATTCTACCTGACAGATTGTTATGAGACAAATCCAAGGTACCTAGATGGGTCAAATGGGACAGGCTAGAAAAGATTCCACCTGAAAGTTGATTCCTTGATAAGTCGGGAGAATCCAGTTGCTTCAACTTGCTAATTTCTTGAGGGATGGTTCCTGTCAACCAATTTCCGGACAGATTCAAACCGATAAGTCCAGTAAGATTTGTTAGTTCAACTGGAATGTACCCTGTTAAGTTGTTACTTGAAAGATCCATGGCTTTTACTAGTCCAAGATTTTTACTATAAACTAGCCCCATTTTCTTTAGTATCAGGAGAACGTTGTCGATATATTCAGAAACATAATATCCAGCAGATCCGTCTGCATTGTAGTATATGTAGGTCGAGGCATAAGAATATCCTATTGTTCCATCAAATGGGCTATGTTGTTCAGCCATGGAGGTGATGTTATTGAGGCATTGTGGTATAGCTCCTGAAATTTTGTTATGAGAAAGATCCAACACCTGAAGAGATGTTAGATGACTTAACTCCGGAGGTATGCTTCCACTGAACAAGTTTGAACGTAGGACAAGAATCCTTAAGTATTCTGTTTCCCCAACCCATGCTGGTATGCTTCCAGTTAATCTGTTTTCTCCGACATCTATTACCTCCAATCTCTTGCATTCGCCCAAAGAATAAGGTAGTTCCCCAACAAAACTGTTGTTGCCTAAATGCAATGTATTAATTCGTTGAGCCAATCCTATCGAATTAGGAATTGTCCCAGACAAATTATTATTTGCCATATTAAGCACAACCAACTTGTCTAATGCTGTCCAACAGTCGGGAAGGCTTCCAAACAGCAAATTATTGGGAAGGTCCAAGTAATTTAAAGTTACAGTACTCATTGTACATAAGAAGTATACAGATCCATGGAATGAATTATTGGAGAGATTTAGTGTTGTTATATTTGAAGGAAATGCTGATAGAGGACCACTGAACTTCTTATGACTCAAATCCATACCAGGGAAACCAACAAACCTTGAGGACAAGTCTGGCACCGTGCCCTTGATCTGGTTGTAAGATAGATTCAAATATCTCAACTTATAAGATATGTCCCAAAACCTTTCGGGAATGATGTCTGAAATACCTGCATTAGTGATATCAAGGTACGACAAATTCTTTTGGGTTTGGAGCCATTGAGGAAATGCTGATCCCAATATTCTGCAGGAGCTCAATCTCAAAGTGTCCAATTGAAATGTGGGAACCCAAGCTGGACTGAAGTTCAATGAGAATGAATTGTAAGAGAAATCCAACTCTTTTAGGAGGGAGAAATTCAACAAGTGGGCTTGGGTGATGGTGCCATCCAAAGAATTTGAAGAAACATCCAAAACCTCAAGCTTGGACAGCTTCCCTACACTTAAGGGGAGATTCCCATTTAAGTGATTGTTGGACAAACGCAACTCCTTCAAGGATGGGAGTTTTGCAAAATCAATAAGCACCTCTCCACTGAGATTATTTGATGATAAATTAAGTACCTGCAGACTCTGAAAATTCTCCAAGGATTTTGGTACTATCCTTTCTAGGTGATTGTAAGAAAGATCGAGATGAACAAGTGATATTGCTTTCTCCAAAGTGTGATGTGGAAATGAACCGCGTAAATCATTAAAAGAGAGGTCAAGAAAAACAAGGCTGTTGGCATGTCTCAACAACGAAGGAAATATCATGGAGGTGATTTGGTTATCACTGAGATCAAGGAATGAAAGTGAAGCAGaggaattaatattaaatagagTTGGAGGAGGAGTCACAATGGAAAGCCCACATTCTCTTAGACTCAAATGCTGTAGAGAAGGGAGCATGTTAGCCACTTGCAGCCAATCCACAGCCTTGCTTAGATTCACACCGTCCATGTCCAAGTGTCTCAGAGATGGAAGATGGGAGAGCCAATCGAGATTTTTGGCCTCCAAGTCAGTGTTTCCCCTGAGATCAAGTGAAATTAAATTCGACAAATTTCCAAACTGGTTTGGTATTGTTCCACTCAAACCACCATAAGAGAGATTTAGATATCTCAAATTAGAGAAGGAAGTGATCAACTCTAGGAAGTTGGTGTTATTGAAATATCGGAAACTCAAGTCTAAATAATTCAGATATTTCAACTCCAACAGTGCAGTGTTCATCTCACCACTTAAGATGCAGGTTTCGTTTTCAACATAGAAGTCGTAATAGCAAGTCTTCTCTGAGTGCAGATCAAGCATGATAACATGACCTGTTGAATTACTGCATCGGACTCCTTTCCAAGATGTGCAACAATCTTCAGTGCTTCCCCAGGAAGAAAGCACacctccttcatcttcaaggccCCGTTTGAACTTGAGGAGTGCTTGCCTCTCCTTCTCGATGCACCGAATGTTGTTGGAATAATTAGTACCAAAACTTGAACCCAAAACTGAAACTGTGCCTGCTATAATTGATACAAGCACGAGTGTCAGCAAGAGCTCGCGAAAACAACCACCCATGGATATATGGCTGTAATGCATGAGTAATTCGTAAATGGGAgagttaataatatttgatgtaCTTTAAATTGAGAGAAGTCGAAAGAcgagtaaaataaattattctgAAAACGAGTAAAATGATTTCGGTCCGCCAGACGTGATATAATGTGGAGGAGAGATGTTAATTCTCAACcgcataattaaaaaaaaagaaaaaaagaaaaagaaaaatcatagaCACTGTGAAGCTTTTACACACTCAACTtctatttgtatatattattccTAACTAATTTGGCTTACTTTTTGACACGTCCATGTACATATTGCATACGCGCACTAATTAGTAAAATTGTCTTTTTATTCCATCTCTTCCACGAAATTGGCTCAAGCCCCATTGAAGAAAGTTAAGAAAACTTTCGATATTCCAAGGTTTGTTTCTCCTGGACAAtcgttttatttattcaatcatAACGTAATTGACTAAATGTACATGTCCTCTTGATCTTCGTATCCCCTTGCCGCCGCGTACTTTTCCGATTAAGCTTTTAGTCATCTTTGATGCGTCACGTGCTTTCGTTGGCGTGGGTTTTCGGGTCCATTTTCACTGTGGAAgtgcaaaaaataatattttctgctTTAGTAAAGAAAGACAACTGCTATTtaccctaaaaataaataaatgaaagaccACTTCGTTTCCCTTCATTTTGACTTTTCTTTGGCCTGGGTTCTACGTCCATTTTACTGTGGAAAAAGGTTTCACGTGTTTTTGACTCTTGAGTCTTGACTAAGATTGACATAAGAagaacattataaaataattaggtGGACACTTTCTTGGAAAAAAGGTCGTAGAAATAATGCACACATACAGGCATGAAGTGCTGAGCTTGACTGCAAACTCATCTCATGGCTGTTTATTCTTCATCTTAGGTAATAAATGGGGACAGCTCGTAGTCTTCCAAAAGCAAAGTTTTCTGCTTTCTAAACTCTGTCGTGGACACTTTCTTGGGAAAAAAGCTAGTAGAAATAATGCACACGTACAGGCATGAAATGATGACCTGGACTGCAAGCTCATCTCATGGCTGTTTATTCTTCATTTTATGTTATAATGTTATAAATGTGGACAGCTCGTAGTCTCCGAAAAGGAAAGTTTTCTTCTTATTAAACTCTGTCATGCCCTTCCTCCTTTGAATTTCTAAAACCAATATCTCCTATTAAAGCCATTTTTATCATTCCGAGTGTCAATTCTATTAAGTTTCTAAAACCAATATCCCTTATTtaagccatttttttttatccttattAGTgtcatttaaagtttttttttttattgtgttaatttcttaaatttatgGTAATGTGATTATACCATATTAGATTATCAATAatctcaaaaatttaaattattaaaatgcgaatttattatatatttcaagTTTTTTGTATCTAATattctttattgttttttttcctaaaatccaacacaaattataaatttatatgactTGAGAGTCCACTGTAAAAttgcacttttcttttttctttattttccattttcctaCATCaccttttatatacatatatatgtatatatattattatggaTGGAGTTCCTGTAAcacaataatttcattttttaaaattttcacacGCTAGACTGGAAAGCAGATCATAATGTGAACGTAGACCACTAGACCTCCTACAACAAACTTTCTAGCTTtgctgaaaaatattaaaatacatctCTGGAAACTGGAAACTTCAGGCTCCTAAAcaacataacaaaataaaaataaaaataagggtAAAAAGGATACTACAAGTCTACAACTTTGACACATTTTGGCATGCCGAAATGTTTTGAGAACCATTATAATTTCTGTCACATTATTCTCTGgaaatttagataaaaattattttttgattacaCACTAATTATCAACTGAAGTCCACAATATAAACAACACCAGAAACCCAAAATAATTATAGGCTTACTAACCTTCTAACTTAATGTCTCTTCTGCGTTGGTCTTGTTTTAGATGCTCTAGTTTTTGAGTAGATCCACTCTTCTGTATCATTCAAGAACTTAAAAATAGGTGTTTCTCCAAGAACGTTTGAGCAATAAAGGGCCATAAAGTCCTCAGAATCCTACAAAATATCCGATCCCTATATTGAGATAAAACCCATAGCTTGCAAAGCCATCATCATCTCCTTCTATATCATACTGTTCACTGCCTTTAGTGGCATTGGAACCTTCATCTGTCTCATCTCTTGGGCACTTTTTTGGGAGAGATTTTCCACAGAGTCCATCATTTCCCAAACAACatagattaattttatttacaatgACTGATTCAAAAGCCAAAAAAGTAGTCCAAAAACGAGTAAAATAAAGTAGTCTAATATATGGTTGTAATACATCGAGTGTAATTATGGAAGAGAGTAAATATACAATTGATAAGTTCAGATTGAAGGAAATAGCTCTCTTTTATAAGAAGCACCTTGGATAGTTCTGTAGATATCACTAAGGGAGTACT
Proteins encoded:
- the LOC107414620 gene encoding receptor-like protein EIX2, yielding MHYSHISMGGCFRELLLTLVLVSIIAGTVSVLGSSFGTNYSNNIRCIEKERQALLKFKRGLEDEGGVLSSWGSTEDCCTSWKGVRCSNSTGHVIMLDLHSEKTCYYDFYVENETCILSGEMNTALLELKYLNYLDLSFRYFNNTNFLELITSFSNLRYLNLSYGGLSGTIPNQFGNLSNLISLDLRGNTDLEAKNLDWLSHLPSLRHLDMDGVNLSKAVDWLQVANMLPSLQHLSLRECGLSIVTPPPTLFNINSSASLSFLDLSDNQITSMIFPSLLRHANSLVFLDLSFNDLRGSFPHHTLEKAISLVHLDLSYNHLERIVPKSLENFQSLQVLNLSSNNLSGEVLIDFAKLPSLKELRLSNNHLNGNLPLSVGKLSKLEVLDVSSNSLDGTITQAHLLNFSLLKELDFSYNSFSLNFSPAWVPTFQLDTLRLSSCRILGSAFPQWLQTQKNLSYLDITNAGISDIIPERFWDISYKLRYLNLSYNQIKGTVPDLSSRFVGFPGMDLSHKKFSGPLSAFPSNITTLNLSNNSFHGSVYFLCTMSTVTLNYLDLPNNLLFGSLPDCWTALDKLVVLNMANNNLSGTIPNSIGLAQRINTLHLGNNSFVGELPYSLGECKRLEVIDVGENRLTGSIPAWVGETEYLRILVLRSNLFSGSIPPELSHLTSLQVLDLSHNKISGAIPQCLNNITSMAEQHSPFDGTIGYSYASTYIYYNADGSAGYYVSEYIDNVLLILKKMGLVYSKNLGLVKAMDLSSNNLTGYIPVELTNLTGLIGLNLSGNWLTGTIPQEISKLKQLDSPDLSRNQLSGGIFSSLSHLTHLGTLDLSHNNLSGRIPTITQLQGFNKSAFEENPDLCGVPLPKKCPGDEEPDIPEVANTNIEHSWFCYQSAGIGFILSFSGVCGLLLLNVCWNHSYAQYIDELGARFHVRITGG